The genomic segment ACCTCCAGCACACCCTCCGCCACGAGCGCCTCGACCTCGGCGAGGATCTCGCCCGGGCGCCGGTCGCGTTCTTTGCCCCGCAACGACGGGACGATGCAGAAGGTGCACGTGTTGTTGCAGCCGACGGAGATCGACACCCAACCGGAGTAGGCGGACTCCCTGCGCGCCGGCAGTGTCGACGGGAAGGTCTCGAGGGCCTCCAGGATCTCGACCTGGGCCTCGGCGTTGTGCCGCGCGCGTTCCAGAAGGACGGGCAGCGACGAGATGTTGTGGGTACCGAAGACGACGTCCACCCACGGTGCCCGCTGCACGATCTCGCCACGGTCCTTCTGCGCGAGGCAGCCGCCGACGGCGATCTGCATACCGGGTTTCGCCGTCTTGGCGGCACGGAGATGACCGAGGTGACCGTAGAGCTTGTTGTCGGCGTTCTCACGCACCGCGCAGGTGTTCAGCACGACCACGTCGGGGTCCTCGCCGTCGGCGGCGTGCGCATAGCCGGCGTCCTCCAACTGCCCGGCGAGACGCTCCGAATCGTGCACGTTCATCTGGCACCCGAAGGTGCGGATCGCGTAGGTGCGGGTCACGTCTGTCAGGGTAGGTCAACGCCCTCGAACCACCTCACCGCGTCCGGCCTGGACATCGCGGTTAGGGTTCCGGGAACGCTCGAGCGGACCCGACCCGGCGCCATCGAATTGACCACTTAAGGTTGCTTTTTGATTGAGGACACACGCCGGATTGCCCCAAAGGTGTTAGATCCGGATGTTGCCAGTGACAACCCGCGACCCGCGGCTTGCCGAGTGATGGAGGTCAGATGAGCACCGCGACGTCAGCACCGCCGATGATCAAGGCGGCGGCGGTGAACAAGCACTTCGGCGACCTGCACGTGCTCAAGGACATCGACTTCGAGGTGCCCACGGGCCAGGTTGTCGTGATCCTCGGACCGTCGGGTTCCGGCAAGTCCACGCTCTGCCGTGCCATCAACCGGCTCGAGCCGATCGACAGCGGCGAGATCAGCATCGACGGCAAGCCGTTGCCCGCCGAGGGGAAGGCGCTCGCCGCTCTCCGCGCGGACGTGGGCATGGTCTTCCAGCAGTTCAACCTGTTCGCGCACAAGACGATCGTCGAGAACGTCACCCTCGGCCCGATCAAGGTGCGTAAGCAGAACGCCGACGAGGCCCGCAAGACGGCCATGGAGCTGCTCGACCGCGTCGGGATCGCCAACCAGGCGCAGAAGTACCCTGCACAGCTGTCCGGTGGACAGCAGCAGCGCGCCGCGATCGCCCGGGCACTCGCGATGCGGCCCAAGGTGATGCTGTTCGACGAACCGACCTCCGCGCTGGACCCCGAGATGGTCCAGGAGGTGCTCGACACGATGACCGAGCTCGCCGACGACGGCATGACGATGCTCGTGGTCACGCACGAGATGGGCTTCGCCCGCCGGGCCGCGCACCGTGTGGTGTTCATGGCCGACGGCGAGATCGTCGAGGACTCCACGCCCGACACGTTCTTCACCGCTCCGCAGTCGGCGCGGGCGAGGGACTTCCTCGGCAAGATCCTTACTCACTGACACATGTCGTGGCGGCACGGGCCGCCTCAACCGAAACAGGAGAGGTGCCATGAAGATTCGCACCCTGACGGTGGGACTGCTGGCCGCGAGCCTCGCCCTCACCGCATGTGGCAAGGAAGGGTCGCCGTCCGACTCCGAAGGCGGAAACGGCGACGGCAGCGGCTCGGCGGCTCTGAGCTACGAGGTGGCGAAGGACGTCACCGTCGAGGACTCCCCGACCTTCGACCGCATGAAGAAGGCCGGTCACGTCGTCGTCGGCGTCAAGGAGGACCAGCCGAACCTGGGTTACAAGGACCCGACCACGGGTGAGTACGAGGGCTTCGACGTCGAGATCGCACGCCTCGTCTCGGCGAAGCTCGGGTTCGACCCGAAGTCGATCGAGTACAAGGCCGTCGCGTCCGCCGGACGTGAGCAGGCCATCGTGAACGGCGACGTCGACTACTACGTCGGCACCTACACGATCAACGACAAGCGCAAGCAGCAAATCAGCTTCGCCGGCCCGTACTTCGTCGCCGGTCAGGGCCTGCTGGTCGCCAAGGACAACAACGACATCAACGGCAAGGACGACCTCAAGGGCAAGAAGGTCTGCTCGGTGAGCGGCTCCACGCCGATCCAGAACGTGCGTGACGAGGGTCTGCACGAGCCCGGCGGCGAGATCGTCGAGCTCCAGACCTACTCCCAGTGCGTCAACGAGCTGCTCAACGGCAAGATCGACGCCGTCACCACGGACGACGCCATCCTGCTCGGCTACGCCGCCCAGCAGCCCGACGAGCTCAAGGTCGTCGGCGAGTCCTTCACCGAGGAGCCCTACGGCATCGGGCTGCCCAAGGAGGACGACGCCCTCCGGGACAAGGTGAACGACATCCTGGAAGAGGCCATGGAAGACGGCACGTGGCAGGAAATTTACGACGCCACGCTCGGCAAGTCCGGCAACAAGGCCGAGATGCCCGAGATCGAACGCTACTGACGCCGACACCGGCCCTCGGTGGTGACCACCCGCACGGGTGAGGCCGCCGAGGGCCGCGCACGTCGGCAGCCGCCCCATCTGTCCCCGCACCTCCGAGGGAAACATGGACGTACTGCTGGACAACCTCGACCTGTACGGGCCGGGTTTTCTCAACACCATCAAACTGTTCGTCTTGTCGGCGATCGGCTCGTTGGTGCTGGGCACGATCCTGGCGATGCTGCGGGTGAGCCCGGTCCCGATTCTGCGCGCCGCGGGTGCCGCGTACGTGACGCTGTTCCGGAACACGCCGCTGACCCTGCTTTTCTTCTTCTTCGTCTTCGCCTACCCGCTGCTCGACATCATCGACCTGTCGTACTTCTGGGCCGCCGTCGTGGCGTTGATCGTGTACACGTCGGCGTTCGTCTGTGAGGTCGTGCGCGCGGGCATCAACACGGTTCCCGTCGGCCAGGCGGAGGCCGCCCGCGCCATCGGCCTCACGTTCGGCCAGTCGCTGGGCCAGATCATCCTTCCGCAGGCGACACGCTCCGTGGTGCCGCCGATGGTCAGCACCATGATCGCGTTGCTGAAGAACACCACGATCGCGGCCGGGTTCTCGGTCTTCGAGGCGGGAGCGATCCAGAACTACCTGTCCGAGCGCGGGTACAGCGTGATGGTCGGCCTGCTGTGGGTGGCGCTGGGCTTCGTCGTCCTGATCACTCCGCTGACCCTGCTGCAACGTAGCCTCGAGAAGCGCTGGAGCGTGGCCCGATGAGCGCTGTCCTGTTCGACGTCCCGGGACCGAAGGCACGGGTACGGCACCGCGGCTACGCGGTCGCCGGGGTGCTCGCCGTGGTGGCGGTCATCGGATACATCGTGTACAAGTTCGCCGAAGCCGGTCAGTTCGACGCCGACATCTGGGAGTGGACCCTCTACGAGCAGATCCAGCTGGAGGTCGCCGAGGCGCTGCTCAACACGCTGCGGGCGTTCGCGGCGGCGGCGGTACTGGCACTCGCCTTCGGTGCGGTCTTCGCGGCGGCCAGGCTGTCCGACCACGCGATCCTGCGCGTTCCGGCGACGCTGATCGTGGAGTTCTTCCGCGCCGTGCCGCTCGTGGTGATGATCTTCTTCTTCCACTACGGGCTCGCGCTGGGCGCCCCGTTCTACTCGGTGGTGCTCGGCCTGACGCTGTACAACGGCTCGGTGCTCGCCGAGGTGTTCCGTGCGGGCATCCTGTCGCTGCCCAAGGGACAGAGCGAGGCGGCGTACGCGATCGGCATGCGCAAGACCCAGGTGATGCGCATGGTGCTGCTGCCACAGGCACTGCGCGCGATGCTGCCCGCGATCATCAGCCAGCTCGTGGTGTTGCTCAAGGACACCGCGCTCGGCTTCCTCATCACCTACGAGGAGCTGCTGCGCTACGCCCGCTACCTCGGCGGCCAGTTCGAGTTCGACCGGCCGCTGATCCCGATCACGATCGTGGTCGGCGCCATGTACATCCTGATGTGCCTGGCGTTGACCGGCCTGGCGAAGTGGCTGGAGTCGCGCAACCGCCGTAGCAAGAAGGCGCTGCCCGTGGACGTCACGGCCGAGACCGAGGAGGCCACCCTCACCGACGGCAAGCCGGCCTGACCTCCGCGTCGGCTCACACACGAGACAGGGCCGCCGTCACCCGACAACGGTGACGGCGGCCCTTGTTCGTCAGCTCTTGTTGCGGCGGAAGAGCTTGTTGCCCAACCACACCACCGGGTCGTAGCGACGGTCCACGACCCGCTCCTTCATCGGGATCAACGCGTTGTCGGTGATGTGGATGTTCTCCGGGCACACCTCGCTACAGCACTTGGTGATGTTGCAGTATCCGAGGCCGTGTTCGTCCTGCGCCGCATCCTTGCGGTCGGCCACGTCGAGCGGATGCATGTCCAGCTCCGCGATCCGCATCAGGAACCGCGGCCCCGCGAACGCGGGCTTGTTCTCCTCGTGGTCCCGGATCACGTGGCAGACGTCCTGACACAGGAAGCACTCGATGCACTTGCGGAACTCCTGCGACCGTTCCACGTCGACCTGCTGCATGCGGTACTCGCCCGGCTCCAGCTCCGGGGGCGGCGCGAACGCCGGGATCTCCCGCGCCTTCGTGTAGTTGTAGGAGACGTCGGTGACCAGGTCACGGACCACCGGGAACGTCCGCATCGGAGTCACGGTGATGACCTCGTCGGGACGGAACACCGACATGCGGGTCATACAGAGCAGTCGCGGCCTGCCGTTGACCTCGGCGGAGCAGGATCCGCACTTGCCCGCCTTGCAGTTCCACCGCACCGCCAGGTCGGGAGCCTGCGTGGCCTGCAGGCGGTGGATCAGGTCGAGCACGACCTCGCCCTCGTTGGCCTCGACGGTGTAGTCGCGCAGCTCCCCGTCACCGTCGTCGCCACGCCAGATCCGCAGTGTCGCTTCGTACCCCATGTCAGGCCGTCCTTTCCGGATGGTCGGCCAGTTCCTCGTCGGTGTAGTACTTCTCGAGTTCCGCCAGCTCGAACAACCCGAGCAGGTCGGTCCGCATCGGCTCCTGCTCCTTGGTGGTCACCTCGACGCGAGGCACCGGAGCCTCGTCGCCGGTGGTGTGGCACACGAGCAGCGTGTTGCGCCACCGCGCGTCCAACTGCGGGTAGTCGTCCCGCGTGTGTCCGCCCCGGCTCTCGGTGCGACGCAACGCCGCACGGGCCACGCACTCGCTCACGAGCAGCATG from the Saccharomonospora azurea NA-128 genome contains:
- a CDS encoding amino acid ABC transporter ATP-binding protein, giving the protein MIKAAAVNKHFGDLHVLKDIDFEVPTGQVVVILGPSGSGKSTLCRAINRLEPIDSGEISIDGKPLPAEGKALAALRADVGMVFQQFNLFAHKTIVENVTLGPIKVRKQNADEARKTAMELLDRVGIANQAQKYPAQLSGGQQQRAAIARALAMRPKVMLFDEPTSALDPEMVQEVLDTMTELADDGMTMLVVTHEMGFARRAAHRVVFMADGEIVEDSTPDTFFTAPQSARARDFLGKILTH
- a CDS encoding glutamate ABC transporter substrate-binding protein, which gives rise to MKIRTLTVGLLAASLALTACGKEGSPSDSEGGNGDGSGSAALSYEVAKDVTVEDSPTFDRMKKAGHVVVGVKEDQPNLGYKDPTTGEYEGFDVEIARLVSAKLGFDPKSIEYKAVASAGREQAIVNGDVDYYVGTYTINDKRKQQISFAGPYFVAGQGLLVAKDNNDINGKDDLKGKKVCSVSGSTPIQNVRDEGLHEPGGEIVELQTYSQCVNELLNGKIDAVTTDDAILLGYAAQQPDELKVVGESFTEEPYGIGLPKEDDALRDKVNDILEEAMEDGTWQEIYDATLGKSGNKAEMPEIERY
- a CDS encoding amino acid ABC transporter permease, whose product is MDVLLDNLDLYGPGFLNTIKLFVLSAIGSLVLGTILAMLRVSPVPILRAAGAAYVTLFRNTPLTLLFFFFVFAYPLLDIIDLSYFWAAVVALIVYTSAFVCEVVRAGINTVPVGQAEAARAIGLTFGQSLGQIILPQATRSVVPPMVSTMIALLKNTTIAAGFSVFEAGAIQNYLSERGYSVMVGLLWVALGFVVLITPLTLLQRSLEKRWSVAR
- a CDS encoding amino acid ABC transporter permease; amino-acid sequence: MSAVLFDVPGPKARVRHRGYAVAGVLAVVAVIGYIVYKFAEAGQFDADIWEWTLYEQIQLEVAEALLNTLRAFAAAAVLALAFGAVFAAARLSDHAILRVPATLIVEFFRAVPLVVMIFFFHYGLALGAPFYSVVLGLTLYNGSVLAEVFRAGILSLPKGQSEAAYAIGMRKTQVMRMVLLPQALRAMLPAIISQLVVLLKDTALGFLITYEELLRYARYLGGQFEFDRPLIPITIVVGAMYILMCLALTGLAKWLESRNRRSKKALPVDVTAETEEATLTDGKPA
- a CDS encoding succinate dehydrogenase/fumarate reductase iron-sulfur subunit, translated to MGYEATLRIWRGDDGDGELRDYTVEANEGEVVLDLIHRLQATQAPDLAVRWNCKAGKCGSCSAEVNGRPRLLCMTRMSVFRPDEVITVTPMRTFPVVRDLVTDVSYNYTKAREIPAFAPPPELEPGEYRMQQVDVERSQEFRKCIECFLCQDVCHVIRDHEENKPAFAGPRFLMRIAELDMHPLDVADRKDAAQDEHGLGYCNITKCCSEVCPENIHITDNALIPMKERVVDRRYDPVVWLGNKLFRRNKS